The Branchiostoma lanceolatum isolate klBraLanc5 chromosome 10, klBraLanc5.hap2, whole genome shotgun sequence genome has a window encoding:
- the LOC136443191 gene encoding angiopoietin-related protein 1-like — protein MYLVCLVAFAIATALPFAAPDDVQAPAPDRVTTPTYDDCAEIYGVLYWISALQEVALEDGVYDIKPETSAAPFPAYCDMTTAEGGWTVIQRRFNGSLNFDRSWADYEDGFGDVDGEYWLGLEKIHKLVSQAPYELYVEIQDWEGNSAYAKYSTFGVEDASSNYRLTIGGYSGDASDCMVERENLNGMQFSTKDRDNDMDPDVHCAQAYSNAWWYDSCSWSGLNGPYFRPEHYRRETGLGVFWMFWKGRDNYYSLKATKMMVRPADFRRRARPNH, from the exons ATGTATCTGGTTTGCCTCGTCGCCTTCGCGATCGCCACAGCGCTGCCGTTCGCAGCTCCAGATGATGTCCAGG CGCCCGCCCCAGATCGTGTTACCACCCCGACCTACGACGACTGCGCCGAGATCTACGGTGTGCTGTACTGGATCAGCGCATTGCAGGAGGTCGCCCTGGAGGACGGCGTGTACGATATCAAGCCCGAGACCAGCGCCGCACCCTTCCCGGCCTACTGTGACATGACCACCGCTGAGGGCGGCTGGACCGTCATACAGAGGAGGTTCAACGGCTCTCTGAACTTTGATAGATCCTGGGCCGACTACGAGGATGGGTTCGGGGATGTAGATGGGGAGTATTGGCTTGGTCTGGAGAAGATCCACAAGTTAGTGAGTCAGGCTCCTTATGAGCTGTATGTAGAGATACAGGATTGGGAAGGTAACTCGGCTTACGCAAAGTACAGCACGTTTGGGGTGGAAGATGCTTCTAGCAACTACAGGCTGACCATTGGGGGGTACAGTGGAGATGCTAGCGACTGTATGGTAGAGCGTGAAAATCTGAATGGGAtgcagttcagcaccaaggacagggataatgACATGGATCCAGATGTCCACTGTGCCCAAGCTTACTCCAATGCTTGGTGGTATGATTCCTGTAGCTGGTCGGGCCTCAATGGTCCTTACTTTAGGCCAGAACACTACCGCCGAGAAACAGGCTTAGGCGTGTTCTGGATGTTCTGGAAAGGTAGGGATAATTATTACTCCCTCAAAGCCACCAAAATGATGGTGAGGCCAGCCGATTTCAGGCGTAGGGCTCGACCTAACCACTAG